In Malus sylvestris chromosome 15, drMalSylv7.2, whole genome shotgun sequence, a single genomic region encodes these proteins:
- the LOC126603921 gene encoding probable NAD(P)H dehydrogenase (quinone) FQR1-like 2: MGKGGGCVPSKKKVLSDAAPIPDTANNASRSPAPASTGGTLSSATKPNNVSVVAESHPNPGPVTKLRIFIVFYSMYGHVEELARRMKKGVDGVEGAEGVLYRVPETLPAEVLEAMKAPPKDHEIPEISAAELAGADGVLFGFPTRFGSMAAQMKAFFDSTGQLWKEQTLAGKPGGFFVSTGTQGGGQETTLWTAITQLAHHGMLFVPVGYTFGAGMFKMDSVRGGSPYGAGVFAGDGTRGASETELALAEHQGKYMASVVKKLAA; this comes from the exons ATGGGGAAAGGCGGGGGTTGTGTCCCAAGCAAGAAGAAAGTCCTCTCCGATGCCGCACCAATTCCCGACACCGCCAATAATGCCTCGCGAAGCCCGGCGCCGGCTTCCACCGGCGGCACTCTCAGTTCCGCTACAAAGCCAAACAACGTTTCTGTCGTCGCCGAATCGCACCCGAATCCGGGCCCGGTTACGAAATTGAGGATATTCATAGTGTTCTACTCAATGTACGGACACGTGGAGGAGCTGGCCAGGCGGATGAAGAAGGGGGTTGACGGCGTGGAGGGGGCGGAGGGGGTGCTGTACCGGGTGCCCGAGACGCTTCCAGCTGAGGTTTTGGAGGCGATGAAGGCGCCGCCCAAGGACCATGAAATTCCGGAGATTTCGGCGGCAGAGCTGGCGGGGGCGGACGGGGTTTTGTTTGGGTTTCCGACGAGGTTCGGGAGCATGGCGGCGCAGATGAAGGCGTTTTTCGACTCGACCGGGCAGCTGTGGAAGGAGCAGACCCTGGCTGGGAAGCCTGGTGGGTTCTTTGTCAGCACCGGGACTCAGGGCGGCGGCCAAGAAACCACTCT ATGGACGGCAATCACCCAATTAGCACACCACGGAATGCTGTTTGTTCCCGTTGGGTATACTTTTGGAGCTGGCATGTTTAAGATGGACTCTGTAAGAGGGGGTTCTCCGTATGGCGCTGGTGTCTTTGCTGGTGACGGCACAAGAGGCGCAAGTGAAACTGAGTTGGCTCTTGCAGAGCATCAGGGGAAGTATATGGCATCAGTAGTCAAGAAACTTGCCGCTTGA